The Aureimonas mangrovi genome includes a region encoding these proteins:
- a CDS encoding ABC transporter permease has protein sequence MRPDLATQAAGAPVQTGASAPARANARRRRTSWSPAFVPYLQAAPLALVFLVFFVLPLGATFAVSFWNYNGYSMEPAFTGTNYYDVFYGCVANLPRLCTTFSTYLSTLKFVAIVWATTLAIGFTVAYFLAFHVRTLPMQIALFMVCTIPFWTSNVIRTISWIPLLGRNGLVNQTLQSLGITSQPIDWLLYSDFSVALALVHLYTLFMVVPIFNSMMRIDRSLMEAALDAGASGWQTLWNVVIPLAKPGILIGSIFVVTIVTGDYITIGIMGGQQIASVGKVIQTQINFLQFPIAAANAVLLLIVVLMTVWGMLRLVDIRKEL, from the coding sequence TTGCGGCCTGATCTCGCCACGCAAGCGGCAGGCGCCCCGGTTCAGACCGGGGCGTCCGCGCCCGCGCGGGCCAATGCCCGGCGCCGGCGCACGAGTTGGTCGCCGGCCTTCGTGCCCTATCTGCAGGCGGCGCCGCTGGCGCTCGTCTTCCTCGTCTTCTTCGTCCTGCCGCTCGGCGCGACCTTCGCGGTCTCGTTCTGGAACTACAACGGCTACTCGATGGAGCCGGCCTTTACCGGCACCAATTACTACGACGTGTTCTACGGCTGCGTCGCCAATCTGCCGCGCCTGTGCACGACCTTCTCGACCTATCTCTCGACGCTGAAATTCGTGGCGATCGTCTGGGCGACGACGCTCGCGATCGGCTTCACGGTCGCCTATTTCCTGGCCTTCCACGTGCGCACGCTGCCGATGCAGATCGCGCTCTTCATGGTCTGCACCATCCCGTTCTGGACCTCGAACGTCATCCGCACGATCTCGTGGATCCCGCTTCTGGGGCGCAACGGCCTCGTCAACCAGACGCTTCAGTCGTTGGGCATCACCAGCCAGCCGATCGACTGGCTGCTCTACTCGGATTTCTCCGTCGCGCTGGCGCTCGTCCACCTCTACACGCTGTTCATGGTGGTGCCTATCTTCAACTCGATGATGCGCATCGACCGCTCGCTGATGGAGGCCGCGCTCGACGCCGGCGCATCCGGTTGGCAGACGCTGTGGAACGTCGTCATCCCGCTCGCCAAGCCCGGCATCCTGATCGGCTCGATCTTCGTCGTCACCATCGTCACGGGCGACTACATCACCATCGGCATCATGGGCGGCCAGCAGATCGCCTCGGTCGGCAAGGTGATCCAGACGCAGATCAATTTCCTGCAGTTCCCGATCGCCGCCGCGAACGCAGTCCTGCTCCTGATCGTCGTCCTGATGACCGTCTGGGGCATGCTGCGCCTCGTCGACATCCGCAAGGAGCTTTAG
- a CDS encoding ABC transporter permease has product MTRTAPREEKRPRSFYALAAFFALFVLFLYGPVVTILTLSFQGPQGGLTFPMNGVSTYWFERLWSGRGTIDIGVAFRRSLALGAVVMVSTVVISVLAGLAFRRGFRGATLLFYVAIASLIVPSIVVSLGIALEFRILDDLLRSVLTSIGLQHLAGGNSLGLFTSGLGAHLSWTLPFGLLIMFAVLNRLNPAYEEAARDLGATSWQSFRHVLLPMIAPSLIGISLFGFTLSFDEVARSSQTMGSTNTLPLELAAATTTVTTPEIYALGTSVTAVSFTVIFGTLGLFALVQRSRRARAAMPKGE; this is encoded by the coding sequence ATGACCCGCACCGCTCCGCGCGAAGAGAAACGCCCGCGCTCCTTCTACGCGCTGGCCGCCTTCTTCGCGCTCTTCGTCCTGTTCCTCTACGGGCCTGTGGTGACGATCCTCACCCTCTCCTTCCAGGGGCCGCAGGGCGGGCTCACCTTTCCGATGAACGGCGTCTCGACCTACTGGTTCGAACGCCTTTGGAGCGGGCGCGGCACGATCGACATCGGGGTCGCCTTCCGGCGCTCGCTGGCGCTCGGCGCCGTGGTCATGGTCTCGACGGTGGTGATCTCGGTGCTCGCGGGCCTTGCCTTCCGGCGCGGGTTCCGTGGTGCGACGCTCCTCTTCTACGTCGCCATCGCCAGCCTGATCGTGCCCTCCATCGTCGTCTCGCTCGGCATCGCGCTGGAGTTCCGCATCCTCGACGACCTCCTGCGCTCCGTGCTGACCTCTATCGGCCTTCAGCATCTGGCGGGCGGCAACTCGCTCGGCCTCTTCACGTCCGGGCTCGGCGCGCACCTCTCCTGGACGCTGCCCTTCGGCCTCCTCATCATGTTCGCCGTCCTCAACCGGCTGAACCCGGCCTACGAGGAAGCCGCGCGCGACCTCGGCGCCACCTCGTGGCAGAGTTTCCGCCACGTCCTCCTGCCGATGATCGCGCCTTCGCTCATCGGCATTTCCCTCTTCGGCTTCACGCTCTCCTTCGACGAGGTGGCGCGCTCCAGCCAAACGATGGGCTCCACCAACACGCTGCCCTTGGAACTCGCCGCCGCGACGACGACGGTGACGACGCCGGAAATCTACGCGCTCGGCACATCCGTCACGGCGGTCTCCTTCACGGTGATCTTTGGCACGCTCGGGCTCTTCGCCCTCGTCCAGCGCAGCCGGCGCGCGCGCGCCGCGATGCCCAAGGGCGAATGA